One Panicum virgatum strain AP13 chromosome 9K, P.virgatum_v5, whole genome shotgun sequence genomic region harbors:
- the LOC120650080 gene encoding pre-mRNA-splicing factor 18-like: MDVLKRELQRKRQLLDADFGGRKILRRAEIEARELHLVREAERQRLLQKQLRNSHPAAASSPPGSSPGCSSPASAAADAPPAENGSSGQARALPRDEVVRRLRVLRQPVTLFGEDDAARLRRLHDVLEDPAALADVDAAEIGEGQTNDFLRDIQALRARAAAATKPKAGAEAQRREGDGEDREVPFEELCDEDKIAAFFRRLMGEWSQEMDEMPEAEQRTAKGKAAVATCKQCARYLDPLFKQCKKKALPPDVRQALLEVVKCCMIRDYLAAVDNYIKLAIGNSPWPIGVTMVGIHERSAREKIYTNSVAHIMNDETTRKYLQSVKRLITFCQRKYPTEPSRSVEFNSLANGSDLQSLLAEQNGKNSEETLRLVAAS; the protein is encoded by the exons ATGGATGTCCTGAAGCGCGAGCTGCAGCGGAAGCGCCAGCTCCTGGACGCCGACTTCGGCGGCCGTAAGATCCTCCGGCGCGCCGAGATCGAGGCCCGCGAGCTCCATCTCGTCCGCGAGgccgagcgccagcgcctcctCCAAAAGCAGCTCCGGAATTCCCAcccagcagcagcctcctcgccgcccggTTCCTCACCCGGCTGCTCctcgcccgcctccgccgcagccgacgcgccgccggcggagaACGGCTCGAGCGGCCAGGCGAGGGCGCTCCCGAGGGACGAGGTCGTCCGGCGCCTGCGCGTGCTGCGGCAGCCGGTCACGCTCTTCGGCGAGGACGACGccgcgcgcctgcgccgcctccacgaCGTGCTCGAGGACCccgccgcgctggccgacgtcgacgcggCGGAGATCGGGGAGGGCCAGACCAACGACTTCCTCCGCGACATCCAGGCGCTGCGGGCCAGGGCTGCGGCCGCGACGAAGCCCAAGGCCGGCGCGGAGGCCCAGCGGAgggagggcgacggcgaggacagGGAGGTGCCGTTCGAGGAGCTCTGCGACGAGGATAAGATCGCCGCGTTCTTCAGGAGGCTGATGGGCGAGTGGAGCCAGGAGATGGACGAGATGCCCGAGGCGGAGCAGCGTACGGCCAAAGGGAAGGCTGCGGTGGCCACCTGCAAGCAGTGCGCGCGATACCTCGACCCGCTCTTCAAGCAGTGCAAGAAGAAG GCTCTCCCTCCTGATGTCAGACAAGCATTGCTGGAGGTGGTCAAGTGCTGCATGATACGGGACTATTTGGCTGCAGTGGACAATTATATCAAGCTAGCGATCGGCAATTCGCCATGGCCAATTGGTGTGACCATGGTCGGTATTCATGAGCGTTCTGCCCGCGAGAAGATCTACACAAACAGCGTGGCTCACATCATGAACGACGAGACGACCAGGAAGTACCTGCAGTCCGTGAAGAGGCTCATTACATTCTGCCAGAGGAAATACCCCACAGAGCCATCGAGGTCAGTGGAGTTCAACAGCCTGGCAAATGGTAGCGATTTGCAGTCTCTCCTGGCGGAGCAGAACGGGAAGAATTCAGAAGAAACTCTCCGGTTAGTGGCAGCATCGTAA
- the LOC120650081 gene encoding importin-5-like → MDPRAEADAAAVLGADPAALTALLADLTSPVNEARSRAEQQFHALRGSHPDALALSLAHLLLSPAHPSAPIAAVLLRRLIAPSSQAFVYPALSPATQSSLRALLLSAASAPALPRSVSRKLSDAVAELASYLLPANAWPDLLSFLYKSIDSQSSPPGLQESALNILARLASHLAAVFPNLHGLLLAALSHPSSADVRVAGLNAAISLIQSLPSAGARDQFQDLLPAMMRALAESLNCGNEGSAQEALEMMIELAGAEPRFLRRQLPDVVASMLQIAEAPGLEDGTRHLAVEFVVTLAEARERAPGMMRKLPRYVGRLFAVLMTMLLDVQDEPAWHAAVPEEEDAGETGSYVFAQECLDRLAIAVGGNTILPVAAELLPSFFSSEDWKRRHAALVTIAQIAEGSAKVMIKNLEQVVGMVLNSFQDPHPRVRWAAINAVGQLSTDLGPELQNQLHHVVLPALASAMDDVQNPRVQAHAASAILNFSENCRPDILTPYLDGIVGKLLLLLQTGNQMVQEAALTALASAADSSQEHFQKYYDAVMPYLKAILMNATDKSNRMLRAKSMECISLVGMAVGKQKFKDDAKQVMEVLMTLQGSQMEADDPITSYMLQAWARLCKCLGQDFLPYMSVVMPPLLQSAQLKPDVSVTSAGPEDEIGESDDEGVETITLGDKRIGIRTSLLEEKATACNMLCCYADELKEGFFPWIDQVTTTLAPLLKFYFHEEVRKAAISAMPELLRSAKLAIEKGQAQGRDKSYLKQLSDYIVPALVEVMHKEPEPQICASILESLNESIQVSGTLLEENQVRSVVEGVKEVIVASANRRIERTARAKAEDFDSEEEELLREENEQEDEIFDQVGDCIGTLAKTFKTYFLPFFDELSMYLTPMLGKDRTSEERRIAICIFDDVAEHCREAAIRYYDAYLPSLLEACTSENPDVRQAAVYGIGICAEFGGSAFRPHTGEALSRLYNVIKHPNALDLDNAMAYDNAVSALGKICQFHRDSIDASQVIPAWLSCLPLKNDLIEAKLVHEQLCAMLEKSERELLGHNNQYLPKIVSVFAEILCAGKDLATEQTSSKMVNLLRQLQTTLPPSVLASTWSSLQPQQQLALQSVLSS, encoded by the exons ATGGATCCGCGGGCggaggcggacgcggcggcggtgctgggcgcTGACCCGGCGGCGCTGACGGCGCTGCTGGCGGACCTGACCTCCCCGGTCAACGAGGCGCGGTCGCGGGCGGAGCAGCAGTTCCACGCGCTCCGCGGGTCCCACCCGGACGCGCTCGCGCTGAGCCTCGCGCACCTGCTGCTCTCCCCGGCGCACCCCTCCGCGCCCAtcgccgccgtgctgctgcGCCGCCTCATTGCCCCGTCGTCCCAGGCCTTCGTCTACCCAGCGCTGTCGCCCGCCACGCAGTCCTCGCTCCGCGCGCTGCtcctctccgccgcctccgcgcccgcGCTCCCCAGGTCCGTCTCCAGGAAGCTCTccgacgccgtcgccgagctCGCCTCCTACCTCCTGCCGGCCAACGCGTGGCCCGACCTGCTCAGCTTTCTGTACAAGTCCATCGACTCCCAGTCCTCCCCTCCGGGGCTGCAGGAGTCGGCGCTCAACATCCTGGCCCGGCTGGCCTCTCACCTCGCCGCCGTCTTCCCCAATCTACAcgggctcctcctcgccgcgctgTCCCATCCCTCGTCCGCCGACGTCCGTGTCGCAGGGCTCAATGCGGCCATCAGCCTCATCCAGTCCCTTCCCTCCGCTGGGGCCCGCGACCAATTCCAGGACCTCCTTCCGGCCATGATGCGTGCCCTGGCCGAGTCGCTCAACTGCGGGAACGAGGGCTCCGCGCAGGAGGCTCTGGAGATGATGATTGAGCTCGCTGGTGCAGAGCCGCGGTTTCTGCGCCGTCAGCTGCCCGACGTGGTCGCCTCCATGCTGCAGATTGCCGAGGCCCCGGGATTAGAGGACGGCACCCGCCACCTTGCCGTCGAGTTTGTTGTTACACTCGCTGAGGCACGAGAGCGTGCGCCTGGGATGATGAGGAAGCTGCCACGGTACGTTGGGCGGCTCTTTGCAGTGCTTATGACTATGCTGCTCGATGTCCAGGATGAGCCGGCATGGCATGCCGCTgtgccagaggaagaagatgctGGAGAGACCGGAAGCTATGTCTTCGCACAGGAATGTCTGGACCGGTTGGCAATTGCTGTTGGCGGTAACACCATTCTGCCCGTTGCAGCTGAGTTGCTTCCATCGTTTTTCTCCTCTGAAGATTGGAAGAGACGGCATGCAGCACTGGTGACCATAGCGCAGATTGCAGAGGGCTCTGCTAAGGTGATGATTAAGAATCTGGAGCAGGTGGTTGGGATGGTACTGAATTCCTTCCAGGATCCTCATCCTCGGGTGAGGTGGGCAGCAATTAATGCAGTTGGGCAACTTTCAACGGATCTGGGACCTGAGTTACAAAATCAGCTGCACCATGTCGTGCTACCTGCACTAGCTTCAGCAATGGATGATGTCCAGAACCCACGCGTACAG GCACATGCTGCATCAGCTATCCTAAACTTCAGTGAAAACTGTAGACCGGATATTTTGACACCATACCTAGATGGAATAGTTGGGAAACTTCTATTGTTGCTTCAG ACTGGAAACCAAATGGTGCAAGAGGCTGCTCTAACTGCTTTAGCATCAGCAGCAGATTCTTCACAG GAACActtccaaaaatattatgatGCAGTAATGCCATACCTCAAGGCTATTCTTATGAATGCGACTGATAAATCCAACAGAATGTTGCGTGCAAAATCCATGGAATGCATTAGTTTAGTTGGTATGGCAGTTGGGAAACAGAAGTTTAAGGATGATGCTAAGCAG gtGATGGAAGTTCTCATGACACTGCAAGGATCTCAGATGGAGGCTGATGACCCTATAACAAGTTACATGCTGCAA GCATGGGCAAGACTGTGTAAATGCCTTGGTCAGGATTTCTTACCATACATGAGTGTGGTTATGCCCCCTCTGCTCCAGTCCGCTCAACTCAAACCAGATGTGAGTGTCACTTCCGCTGGACCAGAAGATGAAATTGGTGAATCTGACGACGAGGG TGTCGAGACTATTACACTGGGTGATAAGAGAATTGGCATCCGGACTAGTCTACTAGAGGAGAAAGCTACGGCATGTAATATGCTGTGTTGCTACGCTGATGAGCTCAAGGAAGGATTTTTCCCATGGATTGATCAG GTTACAACTACACTTGCACCTCTCCTCAAGTTCTATTTTCATGAAGAAGTTAGGAAGGCAGCAATTTCAG CAATGCCAGAACTTCTTCGTTCAGCAAAATTGGCTATAGAAAAGGGTCAAGCTCAAGGTCGTGATAAGTCTTATCTTAAGCAACTATCTGATTATATAGTTCCAGCCCTTGTAGAGGTCATGCACAAA GAACCTGAGCCACAAATTTGTGCAAGCATACTGGAATCATTGAATGAGTCCATACAG gtttctggAACACTTCTTGAGGAAAATCAAGTAAGATCTGTAGTGGAGGGAGTAAAAGAAGTTATAGTTGCAAGTGCTAATAGGAGGATAGAACGAACAGCGAGGGCGAAGGCTGAAGACTTTGATTCTGAAGAAGAGGAACTACTTAGAGAAGAAAATGAACAGGAGGATGAAATTTTTGACCAA GTTGGTGATTGTATAGGCACTCTTGCTAAAACATTCAAGACTTATTTTCTTCCGTTTTTCGATGAACTCTCCATGTATTTAACACCTATGTTG GGCAAAGATAGAACATCAGAAGAAAGAAGAATTGCCATATGCATTTTTGATGATGTCGCTGAGCACTGCCGTGAAGCAGCAATTAG GTATTATGATGCATATCTTCCTTCTCTATTAGAAGCCTGCACAAGTGAAAATCCAGATGTGAGGCAG GCTGCAGTTTATGGAATTGGCATTTGTGCtgaatttggcggttctgcatTTAGACCTCACACTGGGG AGGCCCTATCCAGATTATACAATGTAATCAAACATCCTAATGCGCTGGATTTGGATAACGCGATGGCATATGACAATGCTGTTTCTGCTCTTGGAAAGATATGTCAATTTCATCGTGATAGCATCGATGCATCTCAG GTCATTCCTGCTTGGTTAAGTTGCCTGCCGTTAAAAAATGATTTAATTGAGGCCAAGCTTGTCCATGAACAGCTGTGTGCAATGCTTGAGAA GTCCGAGAGGGAGCTTCTGGGTCATAATAATCAGTACCTTCCAAAGATTGTATCTGTTTTCGCAGAG ATTTTATGTGCGGGGAAAGATCTGGCAACAGAACAGACCTCCAGCAAGATGGTTAATCTACTAAGGCAACTTCAGACAACATTGCCTCCTTCAGTATTAGCTTCAACATGGTCTTCTTTGCAACCACAACAACAGCTTGCTTTACAGTCCGTGCTGTCATCATAG
- the LOC120650083 gene encoding protein ETHYLENE-INSENSITIVE 2-like isoform X2 — translation MDGVRCVDSLAAGVAPHNSFRTLGPTLLISMAYLDLGKWLVTLESGYRFGYDLVLLMLCFNLSAILCQYLSSCIGMVTGKNLAEICRQEYSRPICIVLGLLAGLSLLTSEVSMIAGTAVGFKLVFEYDDLLTVVWFTSVVVNLLPYTLSLLDKRMAGMFNTYLAGFTLVCFVLGLLVSHPKTSVDMNVMFPKLSGENAYSLMALLGTNIIVHSFYTHSSVVQVQRRFPVLTLGSLFHDHFFSIVLSFSGIFLVNYILLSSAADESKNAMAIHFQEAVQLMNEIFTNPVAPIVLLVILVFSGHIISMTCIIGNDVISENLFGVKLPLFAHHILPKVLAMMTTIYHAKVAGSDGLYQLLIMCPLIQAMFLPASVIPVFRVSSSRLLMGRYKMSTTWTNDLKGKGNTGRPIVLPYAAVVLISCASIVFTLFLAVNPLKSACIEAEELLSLVHPQRKTLDNAHHNQAASLEHSKTTSEHIGHSKSAFEHNGSSDTTIQSTDHMVINPEAQPSPSIYREETKTAVVDTASVKSL, via the exons ATGGATGGTGTGCGGTGTGTAGACTCTCTGGCTGCTGGGGTTGCTCCGCATAATTCTTTCCGGACCCTTGGACCGACACTCCTGATTTCAATGGCGTATCTTGACCTCGGAAAGTGGTTGGTGACATTGGAATCTGGGTATCGGTTTGGGTATGATCTTGTGCTGCTGATGCTGTGTTTCAATTTGTCGGCCATTCTATGTCAGTATCTCTCAAGTTGTATTGGCATGGTCACCGGGAAGAACCTTGCAGAG ATTTGCCGCCAGGAGTACAGTCGGCCGatatgtattgttcttggtctTCTGGCAGGACTGTCCTTGTTAACTTCTGAAGTGTCCATG ATTGCAGGCACAGCAGTTGGGTTCAAACTTGTATTTGAATACGATGATCTTTTGACAGTCGTATGGTTTACAAGTGTTGTAGTGAATCTGCTACCATACACGCTGTCCCTTCTG GACAAGAGGATGGCTGGAATGTTTAATACCTACTTAGCTGGCTTCACACTTGTTTGTTTTGTGCTTGGTCTACTGGTTAGTCATCCCAAAACCTCTGTTGATATGAATGTAATGTTCCCCAAGTTGAGTGGTGAAAATGCTTACTCACTGATGGCGCTACTTGGTACAAATATAATAGTGCACAGCTTCTATACTCATTCATCAGTTGTTCAG gtTCAGAGAAGATTTCCGGTTCTTACCCTTGGTTCCctgtttcatgatcactttttCTCTATAGTTTTATCCTTTTCTGGGATTTTTCTTGTGAACTATATTCTGCTGAGCTCAGCGGCAGATGAATCAAAAAACGCAATGGCCATTCACTTTCAAGAGGCAGTACAGTTAATGAATGAG ATATTTACAAATCCTGTGGCACCAATTGTGTTATTGGTGATCCTTGTCTTTTCTGGCCATATCATCTCAATGACCTGTATTATTGGAAACGATGTAATTTCAGAGAATCTCTTTGGTGTTAAATTGCCTCTGTTTGCACATCATATCCTACCTAAAGTTTTAGCCATGATGACTACTATCTACCATGCGAAGGTTGCAGGTTCCGATGGGTTATATCAGTTACTTATCATGTGTCCACTTATCCAGGCTATGTTTCTTCCTGCATCTGTTATACCTGTTTTCCGTGTTTCTTCATCAAGATTATTAATGGGAAGATACAAAATGTCAAC CACTTGGACAAATGATctgaaaggaaaaggaaatacTGGACGCCCTATTGTACTTCCTTATGCTGCTGTAGTCCTAATCTCGTGTGCATCTATTGTTTTTACACTGTTCCTTGCTGTTAATCCACTAAAATCAGCATGTATTGAAGCTGAGGAACTGCTGTCATTGGTCCACCCACAGAGAAAAACATTGGACAATGCTCATCATAACCAAGCGGCTTCTCTTGAGCATTCCAAAACAACTTCCGAGCATATTGGTCATTCCAAATCAGCTTTTGAGCATAATGGCAGTTCTGATACTACTATACAATCAACTGATCATATGGTTATTAATCCCGAAGCTCAGCCCTCACCGTCTATATATCGTGAGGAGACAAAAACAGCTGTGGTTGACACTGCCAGTGTCAAAAGTTTGTAG
- the LOC120650083 gene encoding protein ETHYLENE-INSENSITIVE 2-like isoform X1: MDGVRCVDSLAAGVAPHNSFRTLGPTLLISMAYLDLGKWLVTLESGYRFGYDLVLLMLCFNLSAILCQYLSSCIGMVTGKNLAEICRQEYSRPICIVLGLLAGLSLLTSEVSMIAGTAVGFKLVFEYDDLLTVVWFTSVVVNLLPYTLSLLDKRMAGMFNTYLAGFTLVCFVLGLLVSHPKTSVDMNVMFPKLSGENAYSLMALLGTNIIVHSFYTHSSVVQVQRRFPVLTLGSLFHDHFFSIVLSFSGIFLVNYILLSSAADESKNAMAIHFQEAVQLMNEIFTNPVAPIVLLVILVFSGHIISMTCIIGNDVISENLFGVKLPLFAHHILPKVLAMMTTIYHAKVAGSDGLYQLLIMCPLIQAMFLPASVIPVFRVSSSRLLMGRYKMSTYVEILAFLAFLLTLFTNIIFMAEILFGDSTWTNDLKGKGNTGRPIVLPYAAVVLISCASIVFTLFLAVNPLKSACIEAEELLSLVHPQRKTLDNAHHNQAASLEHSKTTSEHIGHSKSAFEHNGSSDTTIQSTDHMVINPEAQPSPSIYREETKTAVVDTASVKSL, encoded by the exons ATGGATGGTGTGCGGTGTGTAGACTCTCTGGCTGCTGGGGTTGCTCCGCATAATTCTTTCCGGACCCTTGGACCGACACTCCTGATTTCAATGGCGTATCTTGACCTCGGAAAGTGGTTGGTGACATTGGAATCTGGGTATCGGTTTGGGTATGATCTTGTGCTGCTGATGCTGTGTTTCAATTTGTCGGCCATTCTATGTCAGTATCTCTCAAGTTGTATTGGCATGGTCACCGGGAAGAACCTTGCAGAG ATTTGCCGCCAGGAGTACAGTCGGCCGatatgtattgttcttggtctTCTGGCAGGACTGTCCTTGTTAACTTCTGAAGTGTCCATG ATTGCAGGCACAGCAGTTGGGTTCAAACTTGTATTTGAATACGATGATCTTTTGACAGTCGTATGGTTTACAAGTGTTGTAGTGAATCTGCTACCATACACGCTGTCCCTTCTG GACAAGAGGATGGCTGGAATGTTTAATACCTACTTAGCTGGCTTCACACTTGTTTGTTTTGTGCTTGGTCTACTGGTTAGTCATCCCAAAACCTCTGTTGATATGAATGTAATGTTCCCCAAGTTGAGTGGTGAAAATGCTTACTCACTGATGGCGCTACTTGGTACAAATATAATAGTGCACAGCTTCTATACTCATTCATCAGTTGTTCAG gtTCAGAGAAGATTTCCGGTTCTTACCCTTGGTTCCctgtttcatgatcactttttCTCTATAGTTTTATCCTTTTCTGGGATTTTTCTTGTGAACTATATTCTGCTGAGCTCAGCGGCAGATGAATCAAAAAACGCAATGGCCATTCACTTTCAAGAGGCAGTACAGTTAATGAATGAG ATATTTACAAATCCTGTGGCACCAATTGTGTTATTGGTGATCCTTGTCTTTTCTGGCCATATCATCTCAATGACCTGTATTATTGGAAACGATGTAATTTCAGAGAATCTCTTTGGTGTTAAATTGCCTCTGTTTGCACATCATATCCTACCTAAAGTTTTAGCCATGATGACTACTATCTACCATGCGAAGGTTGCAGGTTCCGATGGGTTATATCAGTTACTTATCATGTGTCCACTTATCCAGGCTATGTTTCTTCCTGCATCTGTTATACCTGTTTTCCGTGTTTCTTCATCAAGATTATTAATGGGAAGATACAAAATGTCAACGTATGTTGAAATACTGGCCTTCCTTGCATTTCTTCTTACGCTGTTTACAAATATCATTTTCATGGCGGAAATTCTTTTTGGTGATAGCACTTGGACAAATGATctgaaaggaaaaggaaatacTGGACGCCCTATTGTACTTCCTTATGCTGCTGTAGTCCTAATCTCGTGTGCATCTATTGTTTTTACACTGTTCCTTGCTGTTAATCCACTAAAATCAGCATGTATTGAAGCTGAGGAACTGCTGTCATTGGTCCACCCACAGAGAAAAACATTGGACAATGCTCATCATAACCAAGCGGCTTCTCTTGAGCATTCCAAAACAACTTCCGAGCATATTGGTCATTCCAAATCAGCTTTTGAGCATAATGGCAGTTCTGATACTACTATACAATCAACTGATCATATGGTTATTAATCCCGAAGCTCAGCCCTCACCGTCTATATATCGTGAGGAGACAAAAACAGCTGTGGTTGACACTGCCAGTGTCAAAAGTTTGTAG